A stretch of DNA from Candidatus Aminicenantes bacterium:
GCCCCAAACCAGGGTGTAGCCCTTCTTCAGGACCGCCAGGGGGCTTTGGGCGTGCAGGCCGGCGGCCAGAGTCTCCCAATCTCCCCGCCAGGCGGCCAGACGGGCCCGGAAGACCGAGGCGATCCGCTGCTCGACCAGGGCGGCCCGCGACGAGCCGTCCCGCAGGCGGGCCCGCAGCACGGATGCCATCCGCTCTTCCCCCAGCACGGCGCGGGAGCGGGCTTCGGCGATCTGGCGCTGGCGGCTGCGGATCGCCTCCCAGGCTCGCCCTTCCAGGTCGTCAACGCCTTGCTCCAGCCCGCGCAGGAGGAGACGGAAGCCCTGGAAGGCGCGATGCTGGGCCAGAGCGGTCAGCTCGTGGCGCCGCTCCTGTACGGAGAAGCGCAGGCTTTGCCCGGCCCGGCGCTCCAGGTTGGCGATCCGATCGGCGAAGGCCTCCTCGGTCGCCACGACCAGCTCGGCCGCGGCCGTGGGGGTCGAGGCCCGGATGTCGGCCACGAAGTCGGCGATGGTGAAGTCGACCTCGTGCCCGACGGCCGAGATGACCGGGATGGGCGAGGCGGCGATGGCGCGGGCGACTCGCTCCTCGTTGAACGACCAGAGATCCTCGATCGAGCCGCCGCCCCGGCCGACGATAAGCACGTCGAGGCCGGGCATGGCGCCGAGCGTCTCGATCCCGGCCACGATATCGTCGGCCGCGCCATCGCCCTGGACCCGAGCCGGATAGATCAGAACATGGAGCTTGGCCGAGCGGCGATCCAGGGTCCGCAGGATGTCGACGATGGCCGCCCCGGTGGGCGAAGTCACAATCCCGATGCGCTTGGGCCGGAGCGGGAGCTTGCGCTTGCGGGCCGGGTCGAACAGGCCTTCGGCCTTGAGCTTCTCCTTGAGCTGTTCGAAGGCCAGCTGAAGGGCGCCCTTGCCCTTGGGCTCAACCCGGTCGATGATCAATTGATAGGCGCCGCGCGGCGGATAGACGTCGATCTTGCCGCGGCAGACGAACTGCTGGCCGTCCTTGATCTCGAACTTGAGCCGGGCGGCGTCGCCCCGCCAGATGACGGCCGGGATGGAGCTGCCCGCGTCTTTGAGGGTCAGGTAGATGTGGCCCGAACCGTATTTGCGGGAGTTGGAGACTTCGCCTTCGACCCAGACCTGGGGGAAGGCGGTCTCGAGGGCGATCTTGATGACCGAGGTCAGCTCGGTGACCGAGTAGATCTTGTCTTTGACGACGAGCGTGCCGGGGCGGACGACGTCGCGGCCGAGAGGGGGGGCGTTCTCTTCCTTCATGCCAAGATCCGAGGTCTTAATCAACGGTATTATACCGCAAGAATTTCATTTCGTCGTCCCGAGAAGGTAGGGGTCAGGTCTTAAGATATGAGATATCTAATGTTTCAGTTGAGAAAACTTATATCTTAAGACCTGACCCCTATTGTTTGTTAAAATGAAGCCGATGGACTCGATGACGCGCATTGCCCTGGCCCTGCGGGCCGCCGTCGCCGCGGGCGACGAGATCATGGCTGTCTATGGTGGGGAATTCGCGGTCGAACACAAGGATGACCGCTCCCCCCTGACCGAGGCGGATCGACGGGCCCATGCCCGCATAACCGAGATTCTCCTCCCCGCGGGCGTGCCCATCCTCAGCGAGGAAGGCCGCGATATCCCCTACGCAGAGCGCCGCGGGTGGCCGCTGCTCTGGATTGTGGATCCCCTCGATGGGACCAAGGAATTCATCAAGCGGAACGGCGAATTCACCGTCAACATCGCCCTGGTCCGGGAAGGGCGGCCTGTTTTCGGGGTGATCTACGCCCCGGCCGCGGACGTCCTTTATCTGGGCGAGGAGAAGCTGGGCGGATTCAAACTTGCGGCCGACAGGGCCATCCTGCGGGCCATGGTTTCGCCGGGGGGGAATCCCGTCGAACGGTTTATCCGCCTGGCCATCCGGCTTCCGTTTGAATCGGAAGCGCGGCCATTTACGGTCGTGGCCAGCCGCAGCCATCGCAGCCCCGAGACCGAGGCTTATATCGAGGCACTGCGCTCCGAACACGGTGATCTGATCCTGGCCTCGAGCGGCAGTTCGCTCAAATTGGCGCTGGTGGCGGAGGGTTCGGCCGACATCTATCCCCGGTTCGCGCCGACTATGGAGTGGGATACCGCCGCGGGTCAGGCCGTGGCCGAGGCCTCGGGCGCGCGGGTTTTATCGGCTACGGACGGCACCCCCCTGGTTTACAACAAGCCCGCTTTGACCAACCCCTGGTTCATCGTAAAGGGGTCAGGTCTTAAGATAT
This window harbors:
- the cysQ gene encoding 3'(2'),5'-bisphosphate nucleotidase CysQ — its product is MTRIALALRAAVAAGDEIMAVYGGEFAVEHKDDRSPLTEADRRAHARITEILLPAGVPILSEEGRDIPYAERRGWPLLWIVDPLDGTKEFIKRNGEFTVNIALVREGRPVFGVIYAPAADVLYLGEEKLGGFKLAADRAILRAMVSPGGNPVERFIRLAIRLPFESEARPFTVVASRSHRSPETEAYIEALRSEHGDLILASSGSSLKLALVAEGSADIYPRFAPTMEWDTAAGQAVAEASGARVLSATDGTPLVYNKPALTNPWFIVKGSGLKI
- the xseA gene encoding exodeoxyribonuclease VII large subunit, with the protein product MKEENAPPLGRDVVRPGTLVVKDKIYSVTELTSVIKIALETAFPQVWVEGEVSNSRKYGSGHIYLTLKDAGSSIPAVIWRGDAARLKFEIKDGQQFVCRGKIDVYPPRGAYQLIIDRVEPKGKGALQLAFEQLKEKLKAEGLFDPARKRKLPLRPKRIGIVTSPTGAAIVDILRTLDRRSAKLHVLIYPARVQGDGAADDIVAGIETLGAMPGLDVLIVGRGGGSIEDLWSFNEERVARAIAASPIPVISAVGHEVDFTIADFVADIRASTPTAAAELVVATEEAFADRIANLERRAGQSLRFSVQERRHELTALAQHRAFQGFRLLLRGLEQGVDDLEGRAWEAIRSRQRQIAEARSRAVLGEERMASVLRARLRDGSSRAALVEQRIASVFRARLAAWRGDWETLAAGLHAQSPLAVLKKGYTLVWGRESAAPEAARRPIISVADVKAGNQVAVSFFKGEFTAV